A region from the Leucoraja erinacea ecotype New England chromosome 18, Leri_hhj_1, whole genome shotgun sequence genome encodes:
- the LOC129705926 gene encoding uncharacterized protein LOC129705926 isoform X2, with amino-acid sequence MAKARLQHTHRDQVLKPPPWIPNTASGLSVICSVNTKNKTAWFEAMSSAYMTRQPHAPTGQKYDQFAWDSGLSASGPSPVTVQQRAVSQRHALPMSIVDRQQSWDPQQESIAPIKLHPLPFDAELACADTLRRYLSDYSWKPGSLPLRRAPSASIATLNRSLSTHSASSPRAAMSNRQLTSKSAAPHLEDLKPVAPPDVTSLADDGLTTRLPTEAKSKPVAAAEAAAYHLHIGEPSSLPQGQDRQEMCMGTDVPSRKNIKAPPDVNKSPTMAQSSSGSRAPVSERGKRAPPVMLSMATASLVSLDTVLEQNESVNNVEDRLYKVALPFEPHPSAPQMISAVVNRKRNKLQRYPKFPARSNTLILPKVVSGTTVAMHQPSRGPSGTRQPLDPPATEGTDRHRQAPGRKPPELQERDSECERPRKMEHNLLVESLKDPLSTAGMWQDGEQQTQPANPTDTSADT; translated from the exons ATGGCCAAG GCACGGctgcaacacacacacagggaccagGTTCTGAAACCACCACCGTGGATTCCAAATACTGCAAGTGGACTCTCCGTTATCTGTAGTGTAAACACCAAAAACAAG ACTGCTTGGTTTGAGGCAATGTCATCAGCCTACATGACCAGGCAACCTCATGCTCCTACAGGCCAGAAGTATG acCAGTTTGCATGGGACAGTGGGCTCAGTGCCAGCGGCCCTAGTCCTGTGACCGTACAGCAGCGAGCAGTGAGCCAGCGCCACGCTCTTCCGATGAGCATCGTCGACCGGCAGCAGTCGTGGGATCCCCAGCAGGAGTCCATTGCCCCCATCAAGCTGCACCCGCTTCCCTTCGATGCAGAGCTGGCGTGCGCAGATACACTGCGGCGGTATTTGAGTGACTACAGCTGGAAGCCAG GTAGTTTGCCTCTGAGACGTGCTCCCTCCGCAAGCATAGCAACCCTAAATCG GTCTCTGAGCACGCACTCAGCATCCAGCCCCAGGGCTGCGATGTCGAATCGACAGCTCACTTCAAAGTCAGCAGCTCCTCACCTGGAAGATCTAAAGCCAGTGGCACCACCGGATGTAACGAGTCTGGCCGATGATGGATTAACCACCAGGCTGCCAACAGAAGCTAAATCCAAGCCAGTTGCAGCCGCAGAAGCAG CTGCATATCATTTACACATTGGGGAGCcaagttctctgcctcagggccAGGATAGACAGGAGATGTGCATGGGAACCGATGTGCCATCAAG GAAGAACATCAAAGCTCCCCCTGATGTCAACAAGTCTCCCACGATGGCCCAGAGTAGCAGTGGATCCAGGGCACCTGTGAGCGAGAGGGGAAAGCGGGCCCCACCAGTCATGCTCAGCATGGCGACAGCCTCGCTGGTCAGCCTGGACACCGTGCTGGAGCAGAACGA AAGTGTGAACAATGTGGAGGATAGGCTGTACAAGGTTGCACTTCCATTTGAACCCCATCCATCAGCTCCTCAAATGATCAGCGCCGTAGTGAATCGCAAGAGAAACAAACTACAGAGATACCCGAAGTTCCCAGCCAGAAGCAACACACTCATACTACCCAAAGTGGTGAGCGGGACAACAGTGGCAATGCACCAGCCCAGCAGGGGACCTTCAGGTACAAGGCAGCCATTGGACccccctgccacagaaggcaccgATAGGCACAGGCAAGCACCGGGCAGAAAGCCGCCAGAATTGCAGGAAAGGGACTCGGAGTGTGAGAGGCCGCGAAAGATGGAACACAATCTGCTGGTGGAATCCCTCAAAGACCCGTTGTCTACCGCAGGCATGTGGCAGGATGGCGAGCAGCAAACACAACCCGCTAATCCTACAGACACCAGCGCTGACACATAA
- the LOC129705926 gene encoding uncharacterized protein LOC129705926 isoform X1 has protein sequence MAKARLQHTHRDQVLKPPPWIPNTASGLSVICSVNTKNKTAWFEAMSSAYMTRQPHAPTGQKYDQFAWDSGLSASGPSPVTVQQRAVSQRHALPMSIVDRQQSWDPQQESIAPIKLHPLPFDAELACADTLRRYLSDYSWKPGSLPLRRAPSASIATLNRSLSTHSASSPRAAMSNRQLTSKSAAPHLEDLKPVAPPDVTSLADDGLTTRLPTEAKSKPVAAAEAGNPLGSMMSFTQPVSVGSEMTDDLGVGAAECATAAYHLHIGEPSSLPQGQDRQEMCMGTDVPSRKNIKAPPDVNKSPTMAQSSSGSRAPVSERGKRAPPVMLSMATASLVSLDTVLEQNESVNNVEDRLYKVALPFEPHPSAPQMISAVVNRKRNKLQRYPKFPARSNTLILPKVVSGTTVAMHQPSRGPSGTRQPLDPPATEGTDRHRQAPGRKPPELQERDSECERPRKMEHNLLVESLKDPLSTAGMWQDGEQQTQPANPTDTSADT, from the exons ATGGCCAAG GCACGGctgcaacacacacacagggaccagGTTCTGAAACCACCACCGTGGATTCCAAATACTGCAAGTGGACTCTCCGTTATCTGTAGTGTAAACACCAAAAACAAG ACTGCTTGGTTTGAGGCAATGTCATCAGCCTACATGACCAGGCAACCTCATGCTCCTACAGGCCAGAAGTATG acCAGTTTGCATGGGACAGTGGGCTCAGTGCCAGCGGCCCTAGTCCTGTGACCGTACAGCAGCGAGCAGTGAGCCAGCGCCACGCTCTTCCGATGAGCATCGTCGACCGGCAGCAGTCGTGGGATCCCCAGCAGGAGTCCATTGCCCCCATCAAGCTGCACCCGCTTCCCTTCGATGCAGAGCTGGCGTGCGCAGATACACTGCGGCGGTATTTGAGTGACTACAGCTGGAAGCCAG GTAGTTTGCCTCTGAGACGTGCTCCCTCCGCAAGCATAGCAACCCTAAATCG GTCTCTGAGCACGCACTCAGCATCCAGCCCCAGGGCTGCGATGTCGAATCGACAGCTCACTTCAAAGTCAGCAGCTCCTCACCTGGAAGATCTAAAGCCAGTGGCACCACCGGATGTAACGAGTCTGGCCGATGATGGATTAACCACCAGGCTGCCAACAGAAGCTAAATCCAAGCCAGTTGCAGCCGCAGAAGCAG GCAATCCCCTGGGATCAATGATGTCTTTCACACAACCTGTCTCCGTGGGTTCTGAGATGACTGATGATCTTGGTGTGGGAGCGGCAGAGTGTGCCACAG CTGCATATCATTTACACATTGGGGAGCcaagttctctgcctcagggccAGGATAGACAGGAGATGTGCATGGGAACCGATGTGCCATCAAG GAAGAACATCAAAGCTCCCCCTGATGTCAACAAGTCTCCCACGATGGCCCAGAGTAGCAGTGGATCCAGGGCACCTGTGAGCGAGAGGGGAAAGCGGGCCCCACCAGTCATGCTCAGCATGGCGACAGCCTCGCTGGTCAGCCTGGACACCGTGCTGGAGCAGAACGA AAGTGTGAACAATGTGGAGGATAGGCTGTACAAGGTTGCACTTCCATTTGAACCCCATCCATCAGCTCCTCAAATGATCAGCGCCGTAGTGAATCGCAAGAGAAACAAACTACAGAGATACCCGAAGTTCCCAGCCAGAAGCAACACACTCATACTACCCAAAGTGGTGAGCGGGACAACAGTGGCAATGCACCAGCCCAGCAGGGGACCTTCAGGTACAAGGCAGCCATTGGACccccctgccacagaaggcaccgATAGGCACAGGCAAGCACCGGGCAGAAAGCCGCCAGAATTGCAGGAAAGGGACTCGGAGTGTGAGAGGCCGCGAAAGATGGAACACAATCTGCTGGTGGAATCCCTCAAAGACCCGTTGTCTACCGCAGGCATGTGGCAGGATGGCGAGCAGCAAACACAACCCGCTAATCCTACAGACACCAGCGCTGACACATAA